CCCCGAATGATTTCGTTTACGAGTGTTATACAAAGACACGGGTTCAGGTACTGAATGCATGCTGTGGTTTCTGTTTTGAATCGGTATTCCTGACGGAGACTGGTCTTGGCTCGGTCTCCACATGGGGGTTAAAACACTCCAAAACCGAGTGCTGCAGCAGTCAGCACCATGATTCGGCATTTTTCGGTCCAGGAGACTGATCGTGAAACGTTTGGCCATTGTTGGCGTCGATACATTCGTCGGGTCTTCGGCGATGATTTATTTCGACGGTACGCGCGAGGTGAGTGGTGTACAGCTTACCGAACAAACGGCTGTTTCGGATCTCTGTCGCAGCTGTTCGGACATGATCGTGTGTGGAGACGCTTCCCTGTCATCGTGGGACGAAGCGTTTGGTTGCTTTCAGCGGGATCGTAAACTTATTCCGGCGTATTGCAGGATGGCTTCGGAGGCCGGCGTCCGTGTCGTGTATATATCCAGCGATGCGATCTTTGGAGGTCCTTGGGTGTTTCACGATGATCATAGTCCGCAGATTCGAGATGCGCCTGTTGCCCGTCAGCTGCAGTCGATTGAACAGATTGTGCTGAAGAATTCAAGGAACCTTGTGATTCGTACGAATGCAATCGCGGATGTGAGTGGTTCATGGCTCAATCAGCTTCGGCAGTCGTTCCAGGCAAAGATTCCTCAGCGTCTGCTGGCAAATCAATTTGCCACGCCTCTGGCTGCCAGTCGGTTCTCACTGCTGCTTGACCACATCCTGCAGACCGATGCTGCCGGAGTCGTGCATCTGGCCGGAGCAGAACGGTTGAGTCCCTGGAATTTTGCCACACAGTTGGCCCGGGCAGAATCGGTGAGTGTTCAGTGTGTGGCTCCGTTCATCGCACAGGAGCCTCGGGAACAGTCGTTACGCTGTTCGCGCGCCCGGCAGGAATTCCGGCTGCGCATGCCAACACTCAGCCAAACCATTACGGAACTCACGATGTCGCCAGCTTCCAGTCGTCGGGTTGCTTAGCGTTGTCCCGGCCACATTGTCAGGGTCCGAATCGTGCAGCATACACTTCTGAAGCCCGGCCTTCGCCA
The Fuerstiella sp. genome window above contains:
- a CDS encoding sugar nucleotide-binding protein is translated as MKRLAIVGVDTFVGSSAMIYFDGTREVSGVQLTEQTAVSDLCRSCSDMIVCGDASLSSWDEAFGCFQRDRKLIPAYCRMASEAGVRVVYISSDAIFGGPWVFHDDHSPQIRDAPVARQLQSIEQIVLKNSRNLVIRTNAIADVSGSWLNQLRQSFQAKIPQRLLANQFATPLAASRFSLLLDHILQTDAAGVVHLAGAERLSPWNFATQLARAESVSVQCVAPFIAQEPREQSLRCSRARQEFRLRMPTLSQTITELTMSPASSRRVA